From Scomber scombrus chromosome 9, fScoSco1.1, whole genome shotgun sequence, one genomic window encodes:
- the mxd3 gene encoding max dimerization protein 3 has protein sequence MEGTICNIQVLLRAAEFLERREREAEHGYASVLPLSPGFSDKRSKQKSKKLSPGGNRSVHNELEKNRRAQLRYCLEQLKKQVPLSSDSMRNTTLNLLRRAQLHIKKLQEQDERAEQQKGRLRWEQRELQVRLEQLQRGTERMRNDSQGSTMSSERSDSDREDVEVDVESIVFDCVDSDGLSITHTEADHCYSSMDKAWL, from the exons atgGAGGGGACTATTTGCAACATCCAAGTGCTTCTTCGGGCTGCTGAGTTTCTGGAAAGAAGAGAGCGAG AAGCAGAACACGGCTATGCTTCAGTGCTGCCTCTCAGTCCAGGTTTCTCCGATAAAAGAAGCAAACAGAAGAGCAAAAAGCTATCTCCTGGTGGCAATAG GTCAGTTCACAACGAGTTGGAAAAAAACAG ACGAGCTCAGCTGAGGTACTGTCTGGAGCAGCTCAAGAAGCAAGTTCCTCTGTCGTCTGACTCAATGAGAAACACCACCCTCAACCTCCTGAGACGAGCCCAGCTTCACATAAAG AAGCTGCAGGAGCAGGATGAGCGTGCAGAGCAGCAGAAAGGCCGCCTGCGCTGGGAGCAGAGAGAGCTGCAGGTTCGGCtggagcagctgcagagaggcACGGAGAGGATGAGGAACGACAGTCAGGGGTCGACCATGTCCTCTGAGAGGTCGGACTCCGACAGAG AGGATGTGGAGGTTGATGTGGAAAGCATCGTGTTTGATTGTGTGGACTCTGATGGACTGAGCATTACGCACACTGAGGCAGACCACTGTTACTCAAGTATGGACAAAGCCTGGCTATGA